The following proteins are co-located in the Onychomys torridus chromosome 6, mOncTor1.1, whole genome shotgun sequence genome:
- the Gja5 gene encoding gap junction alpha-5 protein → MGDWSFLGEFLEEVHKHSTVIGKVWLTVLFIFRMLVLGTAAESSWGDEQADFRCDTIQPGCQNVCYDQAFPISHIRYWVLQIIFVSTPSLVYMGHAMHTVRMQEKQKLRDAEKAKEVRSTGAYEYPVAEKAELSCWKEVEGKIVLQGTLLNTYVCTILIRTTMEVAFIVGQYLLYGVFLDTLHVCRRSPCPHPVNCYVSRPTEKNVFIVFMLAVAGLSLFLSLAELYHLGWKKIRQRFVKARQGTDKHHLLGPSTSLVQSLTPPLAFHQCLKNSSGEKFLGDFSNNMGSGKNADALATEGMPDQERISGEGFIHMQYGQKPEEPSGASPSHRPPPSYVGDKRRLSKASSKARSDDLSV, encoded by the coding sequence ATGGGTGACTGGAGCTTCCTGGGGGAGTTCCTGGAGGAGGTCCACAAGCACTCCACGGTCATCGGCAAGGTCTGGCTCACCGTCCTGTTCATTTTCCGAATGCTGGTCCTGGGCACTGCTGCTGAGTCCTCCTGGGGAGATGAGCAGGCTGATTTCCGGTGCGATACCATTCAGCCTGGTTGCCAGAATGTCTGCTACGACCAAGCCTTCCCCATCTCTCACATTCGCTATTGGGTACTGCAGATCATCTTCGTGTCCACGCCGTCTCTGGTCTACATGGGCCATGCCATGCACACAGTGCGCATGCAGGAAAAGCAGAAGCTGCGGGATGCCGAGAAAGCCAAAGAGGTCCGTAGCACGGGTGCCTACGAGTACCCGGTGGCTGAGAAGGCAGAGCTGTCCTGCTGGAAGGAAGTGGAGGGGAAGATTGTCCTCCAGGGCACTCTACTCAACACCTATGTCTGCACCATTCTGATCCGCACCACCATGGAGGTGGCCTTCATCGTGGGTCAGTACCTCCTCTACGGGGTCTTCCTGGACACCCTGCACGTCTGCCGCAGGAGTCCCTGTCCTCACCCAGTCAATTGCTATGTCTCGCGGCCCACGGAGAAGAACGTCTTCATTGTCTTTATGCTGGCTGTGGCTGgactgtctctctttctcagccTGGCTGAGCTCTACCACCTGGGTTGGAAGAAGATCCGACAGCGCTTTGTCAAGGCCCGGCAGGGAACGGATAAGCACCATCTTCTTGGACCCTCCACCAGCCTGGTCCAGAGCCTCACTCCTCCCCTTGCCTTCCATCAGTGCCTGAAGAACAGCTCTGGAGAGAAATTCTTAGGTGACTTCAGTAATAACATGGGTTCCGGGAAGAACGCAGACGCTCTAGCTACAGAGGGAATGCCGGACCAGGAGCGTATTTCTGGGGAGGGTTTCATCCACATGCAGTATGGCCAGAAGCCCGAGGAGCCCAGTGGAGCCTCTCCAAGCCACCGCCCTCCCCCGAGCTATGTTGGTGACAAGCGCCGCCTTAGCAAGGCCAGCAGCAAAGCAAGGTCGGATGACCTGTCAGTGTGA